Below is a window of Leptospiraceae bacterium DNA.
GACTGGGACATGGTTATTATTCTTCTCGTCCGATACTGACTGACCTCTACCAAGTCATCTTAGGACTAGATGCTAAGAATCGTTTATTCTTACGAAAATCCTCTCCAATGAATGGAGAAGATTATGTGATGAGACGATAATAGATACATGAAAAAGTTAATCCTTTCTTTTATTTCCATTCTATTTCTTATTTCTAATCAGCCAATTTCTTTAAAAGACAAAGAGTTTGTAATCTTTTATTTTTGCGATATGAACGGTCGGTATGAATTCGATGCGGATGGAAGAAAAGGGCTTGCGACTATTTCAGAACTAAAGCGACAGGAATCAAAAAGATTCTACGATCATAGAGGACAAGTCTTGTTAATCTCCGGTGGAAATTTCTCCGGCACAGGCGAGAATATGAGAGCGCATTTTAATCTTTTAAATAAAGCTGGATTTGATGCTGCCTTTATTGGAGAAGAAGAGTTGGGCTATTTAGAATTAAACCCTGCACTCAAAAGCCTAGAACTACCATTGATCGCACAAAGAGAAAATGACTTTAAGGCTAACACCGAGAAACTCATCAAATCAGAAGATATTCAATTTCGAATTAGTCACACTCTTGCCCCAATCGAAGATACATCAATTGACATACAGTTATTATTCCACCGCGGTGGCTCGTATGATTATTTGAAAACCATCGAAGTCCAGAAGCCTATTTACTATTTTATAAATGAAGCAGATATTTCTTCTTTTAGTTTTAAGAAAAATATATATACAGTTCAGTGCCCCGGACCGGATAAGTTAGGTAAGATAAATTTATATTTTAGAAATAAAACATTAATTCGTCAAAGACAGGAATTCGTTGCACTCAATACAAAGGATTCTAATAAATCTTGGCTTGAGCCGGATAGAGAAATCGTAAACGAGTTAAAGTAAATTACTCGTTTACTCCCATTTCGCTAGCTAGAATTTCTGATTCAGGAAACCTTTTATACAGAGCTTGGAATATTTTAGAAGATTCTTTCTCTAGATTAAGTTCACGATAAGAGATTGCCTTTAAATATAAAACTTCCATTTGGAATCTGAAATTTCCAGACTTTGCAATTTGTATTAGAAATTTCTTGTAGTCTTCGTCGTGAAAATAAATTACCGCCATAGAACGATTTGCCACATAGGATAGAGGGTATTTCTCGTAATACGCAGAAATTTCATTTTTAAGCTCTAGAGATATGGTTGAATTGCATAGAAGCAAAATCTCAAAGGGGGACAATAGGTAGTTTGCGCTGTATTCTTTTAAGAGGGAGTATTTTTGAGTGAGCTTGTTTTTTTCAGGCACATCTTTTAATTGTTCCTCAACTGAATATAGGATTCCTTTGTCTTTTCCGTTCATTACATTCATTGCTTTGATCCAAGTTTCTATTTCTAACTTGGAATGACTTTTTTTCATAAAGAAATAAATCTTGAAATAATTATAAGTCTGTTGATACGAACTCACAAAGAGTCTTTTTTCTTCTTGTGAAAGTTCTGTAAACTTTTCAGATATGAGCTTGAAAATAGGGGAAACGTTGCGTATGCCCTTGAATTCATTTTTGAATACTTGAAACACTAATCCTAGTAAATCTGGATTTGTTCCCGAAACTACTAGATCATAGAGATAGTTCTTTTCTGATTTATCGATTTCTAAAAACTTGAATTTGTAAAGGATATTGATTACAATTTTTTCATCACCTGCGAGGACGAGGTTACGCAGATTGTTGGGATAGATTTCTGTTAGAATAAAAAAGATTTGAAACTTTAAAGGAAGTAAACCGCGAGTTAGATATTTATTGGCGATGGCAACTAAGTCAGCGAGACGATTTACTTGAATTAAATAAGTGCTGATGAGTTCTAGAAAGTCTATATCTTCGATAAATTCTTTTTCGTAATAGGAAATGATTTTTTCTAAATCAGACACGAGTTGCTTTTCTTTCTCAGAAGACGCACGCGTCAAATAATTAGATTTAAAATCGATGTCTTCGATTCTCTTGAAAGAAATTTCACCGAGTAAATTGGTCTCGATGTATTTCTCAGGAATGAATTTTAAATCGTAAGAATCTGCAAGGTTAGCTTTTAAAGATTCTTTTAGTTCAACAAGCTCAGCCTTGAGTTTAAGACTTTTCTTTTCTGGACTTTCGACTTCGACTGGAGGAACAGAGACTGCCTTAAACCCAGAGGATTCTCTTAATGCCTCGATAGAAGGCTCTGAAAAGGAAATTTCTTCCCAAATGATTTTAGTTTTTTTTTCTACCATAGATTGAATTCAAATAGTCAGCATTCTTGCTTCCTATTTTCTGTCATTTTAAATACATGTCCATATTAAAAACATCCATAATTTCATTCATCCTCTTTTTCTCGATTCAAAATCTTTTTGCGAATGATGATATCACTTACCTAATTAAATCCATGAGCTGGCGCAAGATTCATAGAACTTTAAGCGCCGATAGCCTTCCGAATGACAGCGCTGCGTATGCACTGGTTCGATACTATGAAGAGCATAGTGAAAAGACAAGTCTAAAAAATCGCCTTCTCTATGGAATTGTAACGGGAAATTATCCGAAGGAAATCGGAAGAGCCGAGATTAATTACTTATTAAGCAATCCCTTAAAGGACTCTAGAGTGATTGTTCGTTTGAGTTATATAAAACTCTATCGTGAGCTAGTAAAACAAAAAGAACTCAACGACTCCGAAAAGATTATTTTTTTGCAAAAATATACATTAGAGAATGATCCAGTTGTGATTCGTGCCTTCGAAGAGATTTTAAAGATTCACAGCGAATCAAAAGAATATGAGCAAATCATCAAACGTATAGATGCTCTAACCGAAGACGAAAAAAAGTTCATGATGATTCCTGATGTTCGTAATTTGTATGCTGTTAGCCTCTACAAGACAGGAAAAGTCTTTGATGCAAAGAAAAACTTTCTTACAATTCTTTCCGATAAACATGCAGGCTCTACTTCTAAACAAAGAGCAATTTCAGGTCTCAAGGATATCAATGATGAGTTAAATACTTTTCTGACAAAAGAAGAGCTTGCTTCCTTTGTTAATATTCTTCCGGGTAAAGATCAGAGGTCAATGTCAATTAAAAAGATTTTTTCTCCAACAAATACATTTAATTCAGAGCAGCGAATCAAAAATGTAACTATCTTTTTTCTAAACAACACAACTTTTAATGTAATCCCTTTTCTAAAGGCTAACAGTGCATTAATCGCAAAAGAAGATTCCTTTCTTGCAAACATTGCAGAGAATTTAATCAACAAAAGAGATTTCTCTTCTGCCTTAGAGCTTCAAAATCTATACTTGAAGAATTCAACCTATCCACTGGCTCATAAGAATTTTTCCCGTATCTACAAGAAGAATAAGCAAGATGATAAATACTTCGCGAGTCTACTCGAATATTTAAAACTCAATCCCTATGACCTGCGCTCTCATGATTTGTTGATCGATTTTCTAGCGAACTCCAATTCCAATTCAATCGCTTATATGCCAGAAGAATACTGGAATCGTGCAATCGAGGCTATCCCTAATTTGCCTGTAAAAGGAAGACTGATCTATTGGTATCTTCGCTATTTACGCTTTAAGGGAGAGACTGATAAATTAAAATTTATTCTAGGAAATTACTATTCCTATTGTCCTGGATCTTACTATACAACGGTAATAGCAGAAGAATTTGCAAGTGAATTAAAGACGTTACCCGCCATTGATAATCCAATTTCGAGCAAAGAAAATATATTCAAATTTCTTTCGGTTCACAATAACACTGATTATGTAAAGCCATTGGTCGGACAGAATCTAAGCTTTGCCTATTACAAAGATTCTATAGAGTTGGGGCAAAGGCTAGTAGCCGCACATAACAAAATAGAAAGCCAGAAATCACTTCTCACGGCAGTTGACTATTTAAAGGTTGGAGAATTTGATCGGGCTATGTTTCTTTTAGATGAATATGCAAATCGGATGAATCTTAGCGAGAACGATAAATTTGAAATGTATGTAGGGGCGGGAGATCTAAGTAAGAACACGTATCTTTCTTTATTCTATACAAGACAACTAATGAAGAATTTTAAGATTCCGGATGATCCGCTTCTTCTGCCTGTATCGATTACTTCGCGCTTGTATCCGAGACCACATCTAGACATTGTAAAAGAGAGTGCAAAAGAATTTTCAGTCGATGAAGACATTGTATATGCCATTATGCGCCAGGAATCTTTTTTTAGAGAGAATGCAATTTCCCCTTCGAACGCGCGGGGGTTAATGCAGGTTATGCCCGCCACAGGAAGGATCATTGCAAAGAAATTAAAGATTCAAAACTATTCTTTGCATGACCCGGAAGTGTCCATTAAGTTTGGCGCAAAGTTTATAGCTGACTTACTCAATTCTTACGGAGCTTTGAAGTGGGCGTCTATTGCGTATAACGGAGGACCTGGCAATTTAAGAAAATGGAAGCGCAATCATTATATGAATGATTTTAATCATTTCCTAGAGGAATTACCATCGAAGGAATCTAGAGATTATTGTAGAATCATTATTTCGAATTATATCAATTATAAAGTCTTGCGAAAGTGAGAAGGAAACGGCTAATAACGTCTTGACAAGTTAAGCACAAATATCTTTTCTTATATCAAGAGACTAAAAAGATGTCTCTAAAAAATAGGAGAAAATTTCATGACAAAAAAAATTACACTTAGTATCGTATTGGTTCTAGTTTCTGTTTCCTTAGCATTCTGCGGAAAAAAAGAAGAGCCAAAACCAGAAGTAAAAGAAGTTAAAGAAGAAGTTAAGCAACCAGAAACAGCAGCACCAGAAGGTGACTTAGGTGCAAAGATCAAAGCATACGAAGATTTCGTAACTAAATTCTGTGCTCTTTCTGAAAAAATGAAAGGTGCAGCTCTTGCAGAAAAAGCAACACTATCTGCTGATTTTGCTAAAGACAGTGCTAATCTAAAAACTTTACAAGCTGATCTAGATGCTGCTAAATCATCTCCAGATGAAAAAGCAAAGATCGCTGCTGCTTCTAAAAAAGCTGCTGGTTGTGCTGCTGTTGCTGCTGGTGCAAGTTCTTCTCCAGTTAAGACACCTGAACTACCTGCTAAAGCTCCTGCGATACCAACTAAAGTTCCTGGAATGTAATTCACTATTCTAGGCTAACTCTCATTATCCCACGAACGGAATTGCAAAGATAGACTCTATCTGCAAACTGTAAGTCGGCGATGGTGAGAGTTTTTTCTTTTAACTTTCCTTTTTTCAGTAAATACTCTCTCATGACTCCGGGCAATGCTCCCGATGACAGGGGTGGAGTATAATATTGATTATCCTTCTTAATAAATAGATTGTAAATCGAAGTTTCTACTACTTCTTCTTTTTCATTTAAAAATACAAAATCCATAAAGCCTTCTTTCATAGCTCGTTTATATTCTTCATTATAAGTTTTACGAATGGTAGTCTTATGAGACTGGAAAATGTTTTTAGAATTAATACGGACTTGACTCAGTTTAATTCTTCCAAGAGATTTCTTTTGAATTTGTATATTAGAATGTTCTAATTGAAGTTTCCCATCCCGAAAGAGTTCTAGTCTAAGCTTTACTTTAGATGATTTATCTATTTTGTCCTTACTATATTGAGTGATAGCATTTACAATCTCCTCTTCGTTGTAAGAAAATCCAAAGAAGTTAGCGGATTTTTCTAGTCTTTGTAAATGTAAAGAGAGTAGAGTAGGCTTGCCGTTTCGTAAGAGTATACTCTCAATTAGCTGCAAAGGTATTGCACCTAATAAAAACCTCTGTTTAACAATGCATTCTTCGTATTCTCTTTTAGGATTCGAATCCCATACGATTCCACTTCCAACTCCCATCGTTCCTTTTCCATTTTCTAAAACAATTGTGCGTATGGGTATATTGAAAATAGCCTCCTCTTTAGAAATAAACCCAATCGCTCCAGTATATACATCTCTGAACGTGGATTCCAATTCCTGAATGATTTGCATGGTTCTATATTTAGGCGCACCGGTGATAGAGCCTCCGGGTAGGAGTGCT
It encodes the following:
- the pabB gene encoding aminodeoxychorismate synthase component I, with the translated sequence MDSELALAQPNSVLLETTLPSQDETRTFLFSKPVEVLAANTFNDLESLIKKIDSYIERGFYLAGYLSYEAGYLFEEGFRRPLENFPFAFPLAWFGVYENPRITESTANSISPQQDSFAIHSLSMNLSQAEYEGKVLKILDYIKRGETYQVNFTFRVGFDLEGNPFHLYEALKKRQPVAYSAIVHDGKRQILSLSPELFFKRKNNTLLARPMKGTSPRGKSELDDRNLLKELSQDSKTKAENSMIVDLIRNDFGKIAKLGTVQVEKLRQIEKYETLFQMTSTVKSTLKESVDYYQLFKALLPGGSITGAPKYRTMQIIQELESTFRDVYTGAIGFISKEEAIFNIPIRTIVLENGKGTMGVGSGIVWDSNPKREYEECIVKQRFLLGAIPLQLIESILLRNGKPTLLSLHLQRLEKSANFFGFSYNEEEIVNAITQYSKDKIDKSSKVKLRLELFRDGKLQLEHSNIQIQKKSLGRIKLSQVRINSKNIFQSHKTTIRKTYNEEYKRAMKEGFMDFVFLNEKEEVVETSIYNLFIKKDNQYYTPPLSSGALPGVMREYLLKKGKLKEKTLTIADLQFADRVYLCNSVRGIMRVSLE
- a CDS encoding lytic transglycosylase domain-containing protein, which translates into the protein MSWRKIHRTLSADSLPNDSAAYALVRYYEEHSEKTSLKNRLLYGIVTGNYPKEIGRAEINYLLSNPLKDSRVIVRLSYIKLYRELVKQKELNDSEKIIFLQKYTLENDPVVIRAFEEILKIHSESKEYEQIIKRIDALTEDEKKFMMIPDVRNLYAVSLYKTGKVFDAKKNFLTILSDKHAGSTSKQRAISGLKDINDELNTFLTKEELASFVNILPGKDQRSMSIKKIFSPTNTFNSEQRIKNVTIFFLNNTTFNVIPFLKANSALIAKEDSFLANIAENLINKRDFSSALELQNLYLKNSTYPLAHKNFSRIYKKNKQDDKYFASLLEYLKLNPYDLRSHDLLIDFLANSNSNSIAYMPEEYWNRAIEAIPNLPVKGRLIYWYLRYLRFKGETDKLKFILGNYYSYCPGSYYTTVIAEEFASELKTLPAIDNPISSKENIFKFLSVHNNTDYVKPLVGQNLSFAYYKDSIELGQRLVAAHNKIESQKSLLTAVDYLKVGEFDRAMFLLDEYANRMNLSENDKFEMYVGAGDLSKNTYLSLFYTRQLMKNFKIPDDPLLLPVSITSRLYPRPHLDIVKESAKEFSVDEDIVYAIMRQESFFRENAISPSNARGLMQVMPATGRIIAKKLKIQNYSLHDPEVSIKFGAKFIADLLNSYGALKWASIAYNGGPGNLRKWKRNHYMNDFNHFLEELPSKESRDYCRIIISNYINYKVLRK